The proteins below come from a single Nyctibius grandis isolate bNycGra1 chromosome 36, bNycGra1.pri, whole genome shotgun sequence genomic window:
- the LOC137675625 gene encoding THAP domain-containing protein 7-like encodes MPRHCSAAGCCTRDTRETRNRGISFHRLPKKDNPRRALWLENSRRRDASGEGRWDPASKYIYFCSQHFEKSCFEIVGFSGYHRLKEGAVPTVFDSTTPRPPRATKPKPPQPESDTPKSLRATKRWRQDPPKPPPTPPFTTDVSCFPRDTEDPAAPPAGDHGGVPALPGPSGARGPLLDTILGTASDDDGTVPPNFAEGHPPAPPRPVSPSLYMLRLPPPAGAYIQSEHSYQVGSALLWKRRAEAALDALDKTQRQLQACKRREQRLRLRVGELQRERRNPAENRRVPQGDDGDDGGTASAR; translated from the exons gctCCCCAAGAAGGACAACCCCCGGCGCGCGCTGTGGCTGGAGAACAGCCGGCGACGGGACGCCAGCGGGGAGGGGCGCTGGGACCCGGCTTCCAAGTACATTTACTTCTGTTCCCAGCACTTCGAGAAGAGCTGCTTCGAGATAGTCGGCTTCAG TGGCTACCACCGCCTCAAGGAAGGAGCCGTCCCCACCGTCTTCGACTCGaccacccccagaccccctcgGGCCACCAAACCGAAGCCCCCCCAACCTGAGAGCGACACCCCAAAGTCCCTTCGGGCCACCAAGAGGTGGAG gcaggacccccccaaaccccccccgacccccccttTCACCACCGACGTCTCCTGCTTCCCCCGCGATACCGAAGAccccgccgcgcccccggcCGGTGACCACGGGGGTGTCCCAGCTCTTCCCGGGCCTTCCGGTGCCCGGGGTCCTCTTTTAGACACCATTTTGGGGACGGCGAGCGACGACGACGGCACCGTCCCCCCAAATTTCGCCGAGGGTCACCCCCCGGCGCCCCCTCGGCCCGTTTCTCCTTCGCTCTACATGTTACggctgccgccgccggccggGGCCTACATCCAGAGCGAGCACAGTTACCAAGTGGGCAGCGCTTTGCTCTGGAAGCGTCGCGCCGAAGCCGCCTTGGACGCCCTCGATAAAACTCAACGGCAACTCCAAGCTTGTAAACGGCGAGAGCAACGTCTGCGCCTTCGAGTAGGGGAGTTACAACGGGAACGGCGGAACCCGGCGGAGAACCGGCGAGTTCCTCAAGGGGACGACGGGGACGACGGCGGAACCGCGAGCGCTCGGTGA